Part of the Dasania marina DSM 21967 genome, GCTTTTACATGCAGCGATAATAAAACATCTGTTTCTTTAGCGTCTTGAATCTGTTCTTCAAAAAATGCGCATAAGGCTTTTTTACTCATGCGCATGGCATCGATAACTTCGCCCGCTAATAAATCGGTACTGTCTTTTAATATTTTGATGTCGCCGGCAGCATTAACATACTCTATGCGTACTGTGCAGGCTTGTTTAAGCGTAGTGGACAGCTCGCTGGAATAAAAATCACCATCACGCATATAAGAAGCATGAGTGCGTGATGCTGGGCTCCACTTGCCCATTTTATGAGGGTTGTTGCGGGCGTATTGTTTTACCGCCGGCGGTGCACGCCTATCAGAATTACCTTCGCGCAACACCGGGTTTACCGCGCTGCCAAGCACCTTGACGTAACGTGTTTGGATGTCTTGTTCTGCTTGGTTACTAGGCTCATCGGGATAATTAGGGATATCATAGCCCTGCCCCTGTAGTTCAGAAATAGCCGCTTTTAGCTGTGGAATAGACGCGCTGACATTAGGTAGCTTAATAATATTGGCTTCAGGCTTAAGAGTAAGCTCGCCCAGTTCAGAGAGAGTATCGCTGACTTTTTGTTGATCACTTAGTCGTTCTGGAAAACAGGATAAAATTCTAGCCGCAACAGAAACATCTTTGGCGACTACATTAATACTAGCTGTTTGGGTAAATTTTTGAATAATGGGTAGTAAAGAATACGTGGCTAAGGCCGGGGCTTCGTCTGTTTGGGTATAGACAATGGTTGAACATTGATCGGTCATAATGAGTCCTATGCTGTAATGGCTGTGTCGCCCGGAACCTCGTTGTGAGTAATTTTTGATTACTACGTTGCAAGGCCTACCGCTATGAAAGCGCGCGGATTATAGCAGCAAGCTATCTATTCTGATAGCTGATAACATTATTGCAAATTCACTGAATATAATTCCATGTCCAAAATTATTTTATTTAATAAGCCCTTTAACGTGCTTAGCCAATTTACCGATGAGGCGGGCCGCGACACGCTAAAGCAGTATATGCCGGGCATTGGCGACTGTTATCCCGCGGGCAGATTGGACTACGACTCGGAAGGCTTACTACTGCTGACTAACAACGGTAGCTTACAACATCGCATCAGCCACCCCGATCATAAATTAGCCAAAACCTACTGGGCGCAAGTTGAGGGTCAACCCTCTAACGAAGATCTTAAGCCCCTGCAACTAGGCATAACGCTAAGTGACGGCCCCTGCCGACCAGCAAAAGTTAACGGTATAGCGCAGCCTGATATATGGCCTCGCCAGCCGCCCGTGAGGCAGCGCCAGCATATACCCACAGCATGGTTGGAAATTACTATTAGCGAAGGGCGCAATCGCCAAGTCAGACGCATGACCGCCGCTATAGGCTTCCCCACCTTGCGGCTAATACGCGTTCGCATAGGCGACTGGAGCATAGAGGGCATAGCGCCAGGCCACTACCGCGAACTGCAGGTACACGCACCACAGGCAACCAAAAAAACCACAAAACCTAGGTCTAATCGCAAAAACTCTGCTAAACGGCATACCACTAAGCGCGATCGCCGCTTATAATCCCCAACCTATTTAGCCTTATTACCTAACTACCAGATGAGCAGTGATATGGAATGGCAGCCTCACGTTACCGTAGCAACTATTATTGAACGTGATAAACAGTTTTTATTAGTAGAGGAAATGTCTCATGGCAAGCAGGTTTATAATCAACCCGCTGGCCACTTGGACCCCAACGAAACATTGCAGCAAGCGGCGGTACGCGAAACGCTAGAGGAAACTGGCTGGGCCATAGAGCTACAAGGCTTGGTGGGCGTAGCGCTCTATGAGTCCCCTCACAATGGCGTCACCTATCACCGCACGACGTTTTACGGTAAAGCGCTTAACCACCACCCCGAATTGCCCTTGGATGACGGTATAGTGCGAGCGGTATGGATGAGTTATGAGGAAATACTGGCCAGCTCTGATAAACTGCGTTCGCGCTTGGTACTCAGCGCCATAGAGCAGTACCAAAACGGCCATTTATACCCGCTCAATTTTATCTATTCATAAACACGGTTTAATCAGCATTAATGACAAACGTCCCCAGCCCTAATCGCAAAGTTATCGTCGGCATGTCCGGCGGTGTTGACTCCTCCGTGGCCGCCCTACTGCTACAGCAGCAAGGCTATGTGGTGGAAGGCTTGTTTATGAAAAACTGGGATGAGGATGACGGCACCGAATACTGTACCGCTAAAGATGACTTAGCTGACGCCGAACAAGTCTGTAAAAAACTGGGCATACCCTTGCACACCGCCAACTTTGCCGCTGAGTATTGGGATAATGTGTTTGAGCATTTCTTAGAAGAATACAAGGCCGGCCGCACACCCAACCCCGATATACTGTGCAATCGCGAAATTAAGTTTAAGGCCTTCCTAGAATACGCCCTCACTCTAGGTGCCGACTATACCGCCACCGGCCACTATGTACGCCGCTCCGCTGACGATAGTAACGCCCAGCTACTCAAGGGCTTGGACGACAACAAAGACCAAAGCTATTTCTTACACGCAGTAGGCGGCGAAGAAATAGGCAAAACCCTATTCCCTGTAGGTGAAATGGAAAAGCCGGCAGTGCGTGCGCTGGCCGAGCAACACGACTTAGTTACCCACAACAAAAAAGACAGCACCGGTATTTGCTTTATAGGCGAACGTCGCTTTAAAGATTTTTTAGAGCAATACCTGCCCGCCCAGCCCGGCGCCATAGAAGATGTAGCTGGTAAGCCTATGGGCGAACATAGCGGGTTGATGTTTCACACCATAGGTCAGCGTCAAGGTTTAGGCATAGGTGGTGTTAGAGGTGCCGGCGATGAACCTTGGTATGTGGTGGATAAAGACTTAGCGCGCAACGTCTTGATTATCGCCCAAGGTAAGCACCACCCTAGGTTGTATAAAACCGGCCTAGTACTTAGCGAGATACATTGGATCAACCATCTGGCGCCAGAATTGCCTTTTAGCTGCATGGCCAAAACCCGCTACCGCCAGCAAGACCAGGCCTGCCAAATACGGGTTGACGGCGATGGCTACAAAGTTGTTTTTGAGCAGCCGCAGCGCGCCATTACCCCCGGACAATCCTTAGTACTTTACCAAGGCGATATTTGTTTGGGTGGCGGCATTATTGAACAAGCTATTAACACATAGCCCTAATACTTTGATATTTAAGGAAAATCTTGCAAGAGTTAAGCCCTAGTCAAACTCAGACCCTTGCCTTGGCCGCCCTACTGCAAAGCGCACAATTGGTGGACCAAATAGCCCTCACCGGTAAAGCATTACCTGAAACCTATAACCCGCTACTACAAAGCCTATTTGCCTTTGATAGCGAACACCCAGCAGCCATTTACGGCGGCATACATGGCGTAGACAGCGGCTTAAAGCTATTAATCGCTGCCTTATCCGGCGAGGCCAGCAGCACATACCGTGCGGTGATGCGCTATGCATTGGGAATGATTCACCTGCAGGGTAAGCTCAGCAAGGATACAGAGCAGCTCAATATCATTGCCAACAGGCTGCAGCACATACACTTTAACACCGAGCACTTTAACAATGATATCAATAACTTATCATCCAGTGTTGCAGCAGTTTATAAAGATACTATTAGTACTTACAAAACCCGTATACACGTTAACGGCAACGCCATACATCTGCAAAACGCTAGTAATGCCGATAAAATTCGCGCGTTACTATTAGCGGGCATTAGAGCGGCCGTATTGTGGCGCCAAATGGGCGGTAAACGCTGGCACTTTTTCACTGCCCGCAAGCGCCTACTACAGGCCGCGCAAAGCCTGATTAATCACTGATCGGCGTGGATCGGCGTTGATCGGCGTTGAATAGCCACTGAAAAAAACGTTCAGTTCGTGTATCATGCGCAGCTTTCTTAGCCACACCCTTTTCAGTCCCTACTCAGGCGTAATGCTGGGACGTTGGGCTTTTATTGACTCACCGTGAGATTTAACACCATGGATTTATCTGCGCTTTCCGCAATTTCCCCCATAGATGGCCGCTATGGCAGCAAAACCGCATCGTTACGCACCGTGTTCAGCGAATTCGGTTTAATCAAAAACCGTGTAATCGTAGAGATACGTTGGTTGCAAAAGCTCGCTCAGCATCCGCAGATTACGGAAGTACCTGCCTTTGACGCTGAAGCCAACGCCCTGCTAAACAGCATCGTCGATAACTTCTCTGAGCAAGATGCCCAGGCTGTAAAAAATATAGAAGCCACCACCAATCACGATGTGAAAGCGGTTGAGTACTTTATCAAGCAAAAGATAGACAGCAACGCCCAGCTCAAGGCCGTTACCGAGTTTGTCCATTTTGCCTGTACCTCAGAAGACATTAACAACCTCTCCCACGGCCTCATGCTTAGCGAAGGCCGTACCGTAGTACTGGCTGAGATAGACGCCATTATCGACACCCTAGCCAGCATGGCCAAGCAATTTGCTGATGTGCCACTGCTATCGCGCACCCACGGCCAAACCGCCAGCCCGTCAACGGTAGGTAAAGAGTTTGCCAACGTGGTTGCCCGCATGCGCAGGCAGCGTGAGCAAATCGCCAAGGTAGAACTGCTAGGTAAAATTAACGGCGCAGTAGGTAACTACAACGCCCACATCTCTGCCTACCCCGATATAGACTGGGAAGAAAACGCAAAAACCTTCATTGAAAGCCTAGGTTTAAGCTTTAACCCCTACACCACGCAAATAGAGCCACACGATTATATCGCCGAGCTGTTCGATGCTCAGGCCCGCTTTAACACTATTTTGATCGACTTAGATCGTGACATCTGGGGCTATGTGTCTTTAGGTTACTTCAAGCAAAAAGTCGTTGCTGGCGAAGTAGGCTCATCCACCATGCCACACAAAGTTAACCCTATAGACTTCGAAAACTCTGAAGGTAACTTAGGATTGGCCAATGCCTTGTTGTCACACATGGCCAGCAAGCTACCTATCTCACGCTGGCAGCGCGACCTTACCGACTCTACCGTATTGCGCAATATGGGCGTGGGCATGGCCTATAGCCTTATCGCCTACGCGTCGACACTAAAAGGCTTGGGTAAATTAGAGCTCAACGCAGCGCGGCTAGCAGAAGATTTAAACAATAGCTGGGAGATACTGGCTGAACCCATACAAACCGTGATGCGTCGCTACAACATAGACGAACCCTATGAAAAGCTAAAAGCGCTAACCCGCGGCAAAGTGATGAACCAGCAAACCATAGCCGCCTTTATAGAAACTCTGGATATGCCAGAGCAGGCTAAAGCAGGCTTGCGGGCATTAACCCCGGCCAACTATATAGGCAACGCTATAGCCCAAGCCAACCGCATCTAATCCTAAAGCCTCGCATTGCGGGGCTTTTTTTAACCGCTTTTTTAAAAGAAATAAAACCACTACCATACCCCTAGATAATTATGACCCTAGAAAATTTCGATAAAGACGATTTTTTAACCAACTATTGGCAAAAAAAACCACTAGTCATCCGTAACGCTATCCCCGATTTTCACAGCCCGCTCTCTCCCGATGAGTTGGCAGGGTTAGCTTGCGAGGAAGATATAGAATCGCGCCTCATTGTGGGTGCCGGCGAAAAATGGCAGCTCACCCACGGCCCCCTAGCCGATCAACATTTCGAAGCGCTGCCCGAGCGTGAGTGGACCTTGCTAGTGCAAGCCGTAGACCACTGGATGCCGGAAGTGGCCAGCCTGACCGACTATTTCAACTTCATTCCCTATTGGCGCATTGATGATGTAATGGTGAGCTATGCAGCCGATGGCGGCTCGGTAGGCCCCCATTACGACAACTATGATGTATTTTTAGTGCAGGGTTTGGGGCAAAGGCGTTGGCAAATAGGCCAGTACTGCCAGCCAGATGAGGCGCATATTGATAATCAGCAATTAAAGATACTACAAAATTTTAAACAGCAAGATGAATGGCTATTAAACCCCGGCGATATTTTATATGTGCCGCCCCGCTACGCCCACTGGGGTATCGGTGAAGGTGAAGACTGCATGACCTACTCAGTAGGATTCCGCGCGCCCAGCCACGGCGAGATTCTGTCGCACTTTTGTGACCATCAATTAGCTCAAATGGATGAACTACAGCGCTACCAAGACCCAGCTATAGACACCAACAGGCCAGCAGGTGAAATTGGTAGCGACAGCTTGCAACTGATCCAAAGCATCTTACTGCAGCAAATCAACAAGCCCGAAGCCATTGCACAATGGTTTGGCCAATACATGACTGAGCCTAAATACCCGCAGCTACACGACGATGACACGCAAAATATAAGCCTTGACGAATTATCCGCCGATTTAAGCCAGCATGAGCACGCCTACAAAAACCCCGCCTCTAGATTGGCTTACCTGCGCAATGACCATGGCCTGCAGTTTTTTGTAGACGGCAAGGCCGTCAATAGCAGCCCTGCAAGCGCAGAGTTAGTAAAGCTGCTGTGTAACCAACAACACTACCTTGGCTGTGCGTTAAAAAATAAGCTAGATATAACAGAGAACCAAACCTTATTACTGTCGCTATTTAATAGCGGTGTACTGTACTTTTATGACGACGATAACGATTAAACAAGTTAGCTGGCAGCAACATGGTGACGAGCTACAACAGCTGCGCCATGAGGTTTTTGTGCTAGAACAAAACGTTCCACCCCATTTGGAGTGGGATGACCAAGACGACGAGGCCTACCATTGGCTGGCCTATAACTCCCAGCAACAAGCCATAGGCTGCGCACGCTTACTACGCAATGGCGCCATAGGCCGCATGGCTATAGCAAAACAGGCGCGTGGCAAAAATTACGGCCTACAGTTACTACAAGCGGCGGTAGAGTTTGCTCAGCGTCAATTAAGGGTTGATGACGTGCATTTGTCAGCGCAAACCCACGCTATTCGCTTTTACCAAAAAGCCGGTTTTGTGGCCGAGGGCGATATTTACGATGATGCCGGTATCCCCCATATCACTATGCGTAAGCAGCTCAATAGCCAGCCTATCCTGGGGCAAAGCGCGGGCAAGTTTTTTGTGCAACAACATCAAGCTAGCGCGCTAACTATGGCGCAACAATGTCGGCGGCAACTGCGCATTGTAAATTACGACTTAAACCCTAAGCTATTCGATAACACCGCCTTTTGCGATGCCGTTTCGGCCCTAGCCCGCAGGCATCGTAACAACCAGGTTAAATTATTGCTGGTTGATAGTCGGCCTGTAGTAAAGCGCGGCCATAAGTTACTACAACTACTAGCGCAGATTGCCCTCTGCCATTGCTATTAAACAACTTAGTGATGACACTGGGGTAAGTGAAAATTTGATACTGGCGGATGATTGTGGCGTGATAGCACAATCTATATTAAACCCCGAAACCCTTTGGGCTGACTTTAATAATAAGCCGGTAACGAAAACTAAAATCGATCACTTTGAAATTTTATGGGGGCAGGCTAATGCCAATAGCGACTTTAGAATACTGGATATCTAAACCCCTGTGGCTGACGCTTATTATAGCGCTACTGTGTTCGGCGTTGGCTCAAGCTGATACTGATAGCAGTATTATTTATGAAGCACAGCATAGTAGTAGCCAGCAATTGCAACAGCGTATAGAAAAACTCTACCCGCAAGCGCGGGTGAGCAGCCAGCAACAACAAATCATTGTGCGCGCCCCGCAACATCAGGTTAGTGAGATAGCGGAGCTGCTGGCCATTATGGATAAACCGGTACAGCAGTTTGTAATTACCCTAAGCAGCGCCCCGCAGCACGGCAAGCATAAAACCTACTCCACCCGCAGCAATAAGCTGCAACAGCGTTACCGCCTCGCCAACAATGAAACCCTAAGCTTGGAGTATGCGCGCCAGCAGCAACAACTGTTGGCCGTGCGCCGCTACTACCACCCACTGCATAGCGATAGTGCCAGTATGAGCTTACAAGATAGCGATAATCACAGTGTCAGCCTAAAGCTACAGGCGCTGGGGCCGCAACAGGTACGTATAGATTACAGCCTTTATCAATTGCAAGGCGATAAGCGCAGCCGTATTAGCAACAGCCTTGTTGCCACGCTAGGCGAGTGGGTAGTGCTGGAGGGCGAACCCAGTCTAGCGCATAGCACCCGCAACACAAATAGCCTGCAGATACGGGTACAGCAGGAGTAAAGTGCTACAACCACACCCCTAGTTCATTGCCTTGATCGCTAAGCTCATAAATTTTTAATGCGCGGCAAGGCTCTTCACTGTAGTGCAGCAGCTTGCCGGTCGCTATGGCAAACTCATAGCCGTGCAAGGGGCAGCGTAACTTATTGCTGCTGATATCTGCGACCGATAAGGGGTGGCCGCGGTGGGGGCAGAGGCTCTCCAGCAAAGAAACTGTATCGCCGTTTTGTATTAGCAACAAATTATGATGATCAATCTTTATTTGCTTTCTATAACCATCATGCAAGTTTATGAGTTTTTCTAGTGAGTAAAATTGCATAGAGTAGAACTCAAATTCATGGCAAACTGTTTAATTATAAGTACACTATTAAGCATAACGAGAATTAAGCCGAGTATAGTCTTTGCCCAACCCAATTAACACCAAACAAACTGCACTCTTAATGCCCGGCGGCGGTGCCCGTGCCGCCTATCAGGTTGGCGTTATTAAGGCATTGGCTACTATCATACCGACCAGCCAAAGCCGTGACCCCTTTCCTATCTTATGCGGCACCAGTGCCGGTGCACTCAATGCTATAGGCCTAGCCAGTAGAACCGACGGTTTTGTCAACGCCAGTGTCTGGCTAGAAAATCTGTGGATGGAACTTAGCCATCAACATGTCTATCGCAGTGATTTTCTAGGCCTAAGCTTCAATGCTTGGCGCCTGATGTTATCCTTATTTAATGCCGGTATTGCCGTGGGCAGGCCGGTAGCCTTGCTGGATAACGCCCCCCTGCGCAAACTGTTAAAAAGGAAAATCAACTTTGCCGGCATTAGCGAAAACATACAGCAAGGTAATATTACCGCCGCCTGCGTAAC contains:
- a CDS encoding pseudouridine synthase, whose translation is MSKIILFNKPFNVLSQFTDEAGRDTLKQYMPGIGDCYPAGRLDYDSEGLLLLTNNGSLQHRISHPDHKLAKTYWAQVEGQPSNEDLKPLQLGITLSDGPCRPAKVNGIAQPDIWPRQPPVRQRQHIPTAWLEITISEGRNRQVRRMTAAIGFPTLRLIRVRIGDWSIEGIAPGHYRELQVHAPQATKKTTKPRSNRKNSAKRHTTKRDRRL
- a CDS encoding NUDIX hydrolase translates to MEWQPHVTVATIIERDKQFLLVEEMSHGKQVYNQPAGHLDPNETLQQAAVRETLEETGWAIELQGLVGVALYESPHNGVTYHRTTFYGKALNHHPELPLDDGIVRAVWMSYEEILASSDKLRSRLVLSAIEQYQNGHLYPLNFIYS
- the mnmA gene encoding tRNA 2-thiouridine(34) synthase MnmA — its product is MTNVPSPNRKVIVGMSGGVDSSVAALLLQQQGYVVEGLFMKNWDEDDGTEYCTAKDDLADAEQVCKKLGIPLHTANFAAEYWDNVFEHFLEEYKAGRTPNPDILCNREIKFKAFLEYALTLGADYTATGHYVRRSADDSNAQLLKGLDDNKDQSYFLHAVGGEEIGKTLFPVGEMEKPAVRALAEQHDLVTHNKKDSTGICFIGERRFKDFLEQYLPAQPGAIEDVAGKPMGEHSGLMFHTIGQRQGLGIGGVRGAGDEPWYVVDKDLARNVLIIAQGKHHPRLYKTGLVLSEIHWINHLAPELPFSCMAKTRYRQQDQACQIRVDGDGYKVVFEQPQRAITPGQSLVLYQGDICLGGGIIEQAINT
- the hflD gene encoding high frequency lysogenization protein HflD — protein: MQELSPSQTQTLALAALLQSAQLVDQIALTGKALPETYNPLLQSLFAFDSEHPAAIYGGIHGVDSGLKLLIAALSGEASSTYRAVMRYALGMIHLQGKLSKDTEQLNIIANRLQHIHFNTEHFNNDINNLSSSVAAVYKDTISTYKTRIHVNGNAIHLQNASNADKIRALLLAGIRAAVLWRQMGGKRWHFFTARKRLLQAAQSLINH
- the purB gene encoding adenylosuccinate lyase, which encodes MDLSALSAISPIDGRYGSKTASLRTVFSEFGLIKNRVIVEIRWLQKLAQHPQITEVPAFDAEANALLNSIVDNFSEQDAQAVKNIEATTNHDVKAVEYFIKQKIDSNAQLKAVTEFVHFACTSEDINNLSHGLMLSEGRTVVLAEIDAIIDTLASMAKQFADVPLLSRTHGQTASPSTVGKEFANVVARMRRQREQIAKVELLGKINGAVGNYNAHISAYPDIDWEENAKTFIESLGLSFNPYTTQIEPHDYIAELFDAQARFNTILIDLDRDIWGYVSLGYFKQKVVAGEVGSSTMPHKVNPIDFENSEGNLGLANALLSHMASKLPISRWQRDLTDSTVLRNMGVGMAYSLIAYASTLKGLGKLELNAARLAEDLNNSWEILAEPIQTVMRRYNIDEPYEKLKALTRGKVMNQQTIAAFIETLDMPEQAKAGLRALTPANYIGNAIAQANRI
- a CDS encoding cupin domain-containing protein, translating into MTLENFDKDDFLTNYWQKKPLVIRNAIPDFHSPLSPDELAGLACEEDIESRLIVGAGEKWQLTHGPLADQHFEALPEREWTLLVQAVDHWMPEVASLTDYFNFIPYWRIDDVMVSYAADGGSVGPHYDNYDVFLVQGLGQRRWQIGQYCQPDEAHIDNQQLKILQNFKQQDEWLLNPGDILYVPPRYAHWGIGEGEDCMTYSVGFRAPSHGEILSHFCDHQLAQMDELQRYQDPAIDTNRPAGEIGSDSLQLIQSILLQQINKPEAIAQWFGQYMTEPKYPQLHDDDTQNISLDELSADLSQHEHAYKNPASRLAYLRNDHGLQFFVDGKAVNSSPASAELVKLLCNQQHYLGCALKNKLDITENQTLLLSLFNSGVLYFYDDDND
- a CDS encoding GNAT family N-acetyltransferase, producing the protein MTTITIKQVSWQQHGDELQQLRHEVFVLEQNVPPHLEWDDQDDEAYHWLAYNSQQQAIGCARLLRNGAIGRMAIAKQARGKNYGLQLLQAAVEFAQRQLRVDDVHLSAQTHAIRFYQKAGFVAEGDIYDDAGIPHITMRKQLNSQPILGQSAGKFFVQQHQASALTMAQQCRRQLRIVNYDLNPKLFDNTAFCDAVSALARRHRNNQVKLLLVDSRPVVKRGHKLLQLLAQIALCHCY
- a CDS encoding Rieske (2Fe-2S) protein translates to MQFYSLEKLINLHDGYRKQIKIDHHNLLLIQNGDTVSLLESLCPHRGHPLSVADISSNKLRCPLHGYEFAIATGKLLHYSEEPCRALKIYELSDQGNELGVWL